The sequence ATATTAATACGCTATAAGTAAATTCTTAAACGACTGCATAACGTCCTACTTTCAAAGATTATGTGTAGTTTTTATGTTCAATACtcctacattatttttactgtccTCCAAAACTTGGTTTTGAATTATATTctctagaaatattttttgtatggttATTAGGTCTTTCATTTAAATTTAATGGTAAACCATGTACTAAAAATTTGAACAACtgactaaattaaaatttgtaattTCAGGTCTTGCATGGAGTTCTTTAGCCTGTACTCCCTTTGGGATAATGTCAGTACTTTGTGCCGGCTGTTACACACTGTCGTGGCAGTGGGATCCTTGTTGCAAATATCAAGAGGAAAAGAACCGCAGACATTTATCCACATTACCTATGTTGAGTGATCTTACATCTGCTTCACCTGTTGTACTGGTACATACAGACAATAaacgaaaaataattttgcatacAACAGTGTCAATGACAGCGACCGCAATATGCTTATGGAgactatacaatatttttaagtaaagatGTAGTCTGCAATAGCATAATACATTATGGCATTGAGCTTAATTTAGGAAGTCACAGAATGCTCCAAAGCAAATATATTAGTGCTTTCTAATAAGTTGTTTTTATGTCTGAAGTCtaatattgtaattatataatttgttgtAGGATGCAgtgtaaaaatgttataaagTTATTAATTGTAGAGTTAGTTTAAAAGCCTGTACAAAAGATATTTTCTTGTAATATAAGGATGCTTTTTAGTTAATCAAATGTGATAGTGGTTTATGATGGATTCTGTTATAAAGCTAAGTTAACAGTGATCTCAGAGATATAATATCCTCACTGTTatcatgtaataaaataatgatgcaATATAAAtacgatttttatttattgtatataaATTAACAGCTTAATTAACTGAAACTTAACTAATTGTTCCcttactgaaaaaaataaaaacataaaccaACCAGTCCCTGCACCACATTATAACTTTATGCCACTTAAGTTTAACAATTATGaccataaaatataacattgatTAATTTTAACAGGTCTTAGAGTATTTTCAGTTTACATATCGGAGTCATGAAAAGACAATGTCCtcttaaacaaaaaacatcGCCAATTTAAACATATTCAAAATCTCATGTATCAGTCACAAATTCTTATCTAATTGTATGGCCACTTGTAATAATCCATTATTAGTTacccttaaaataataaaacttgctAAGAATAAATGTTAAGCAGTTattttcttcctctctttgtcCACCCTATTACTTGTCATGGGGAAAAATAAGTCTATGAAGTTTTATTTGCCCTCCTTGCCATAACCCAATGATACACTGATGGTGCAGAATGTCTCAAAGTTATTGCAAGGCTTGGCATAAACTGACTTATAATAAGATCCTTTTCCTTGTTGACAACTCCATCTAGAATCTTATTTGCAGTATATTCAGCTGAAAATCCGGCGGCAGTGCTGGTGTCCATTACTGAAAGAGATTTTTATAGTTTAGGCACATTTTACAAATTAGGCTTAGTATGGCTGAATGTAAAtcttttacatatatttttttgtagctctgtacaatattattaagatagggctctttattatattatttttaaatattgttgacATAGACAGTGCAGTGTTTATATACTCTCAAATCAGTGTAAAAATCATACAGTTACCTCCATGTGGTTCACCAGAACCAGTATAAGCATTCAGAGATATAGCAGTCTTGATATATCCAGGGCTTACAACTGTCACATTGACATTATGCTGATGCATTTCAGCACGAAGAGAATCTCCAAAAGCTTGCATGGCATGTTTAGCTGCTGCATAAGCTGAGCGCTCTGGTATTGCTATCAGACCTTGAACTGAACTCACAAACACAATGTGACCTGCTTTACGCTGGACCATGTTTGGTAGACAAGCTGAAagtacaaaattacaaaatgaaataacaaacacaatatattaaacaatttcatttaaagTCACACAAGAAACATATTTCTATTTGTAATACTACACCTTTAGTTAATGCAACAGATCCAAAATAGTTGATTGCCATAATACTTTTAAATACATCCATTTTAGTGTTCAGTATGGATCCTCTGTGGGAGATTCCACCATTGTTTATCAAAATATCAATGTGGCCACATGCATCATAAACTTTTTGAACAAACGGATCCAATTCTTCGAACTTAGCAAGATCAAGTTCCAGAACTAGTGGCTCCCGAGTAGGAGTGGTCTGAAACAAGAAGTATTATCATATTTATCATGTATTTACTATGGATGTAGGAACATAGTTAAAATGTTCTGGTTGATATAgtaatagataaaataaattatgatataAGATAACAATATCTAAGCTCACTTCAAAGGTCAAATTGTGTTattgaaacatattttcttACAACCTACAGTCACAGGGTGGAATcttattttctaagaaatcttatttttaagtctgtttaaaatcttaaataatatGCATACCAGATTCTTTGACGTCAGGTCATTTTTCACCCTCTCTAATTCAGGTTTTCTGCGAGACGCTAGAACAACTTTGCATCCTTGCTCATAAAATGTATGAGCCAGAGCTTCTCCTATTCCAGAGCTGGCACCAGTAATAACAACCACctagaaaatataattcattCTACATTAAGATAGATAAAAAACTTCCTATCCAAAGAAATCTAAAAGTTAATgaaatttaaaagtttattttaatgttacttGAGTTACTTAAAAGTCTGGGCACAATCATGCCAATATGGCATTGCCTGTCACTTATGTAGGTAACTCTTGTTTAATCTTGTAGTTACTACGAAgcaaaaacaaattaagaatttaaataaactttacctTTCCTTGTAGTGCAGCTCTTCGTCGTTTAGTAGTGACACAATTGAATAATTTACACATTGTTACAGCTACTGTCAATGGTATCCCTACGTACTTTAAGTACCAGGTAAGTGAGGGGACTGCAACTGCATCGTTGTGCATAAGTAAGTACTTCATGTTGAACAATTACGTAGCGCAGTACTGACAGTTGCTGTGTACAATTTGCAATTCCAGTAGCCGGTGCTTGCGGATTCCCAAAATGTTGTTGCTGGCAGAAACTGCTTCTCCTCGTGCAGTAATTAAGTAACAACTTAAGGTTTATGACTCAGAAACCCagtaaaaaatagttatttttaattaaaataacaagtaATTATAAGCTAATAAGTTCGATGAATAAGTTCCACTTTGAATTTTGGACTTTGACATCCATCATcatacaataacaaataaagACCTTTACTTGACATTGACAACTGTAGACATCTGGCATTCACGTTGGCTGACAAATACGTCAATCCGTCAATCGCAGAAACAGCTTAGCCTGGAAGACTAGAAACCAGTAACATATTATGCTGGAAACTGACTAGACTGAAAGAGCTCATGACTAAGTGAATACCGCGCAGattgatcgatcataaggttaagcagcgCTTGGCCCGGTCGGTCAATGACAAAAATTAGAAAATTCCAGACTCCGGGTAATTTTGTTCGAGGTTCTCTTAGGTACTCCCTAGACGATCAGAACCATTGCACAACATCGAGAATTAAACTAAAAATCTTAACTGTTTCGTAAGACACAGGCATACACACATAGTATTCTGAGGGTGCTtcgaaagtcgtggtggcctagtgggtaaaggaccaatctctcaagtatgagggcgcgggttcgatcccaggtcaggcaagtaccaatgcaacttttctaagtctgtatgtactttctaagtatatcttagacaccattggctgtgtttcggatggcacgttaaactgtaggtcccggctgtcattgaacatccttggcagtcgttacgggtagtcagaagccagtaagtctgacaccagtctaaccaaggggtatcgggttgcccgggtaactgggttgaggaggtcagataggcagtcgcttcttgtaaagcactggtactcagctgaatccggttagactggaagccgaccccaacatgattgggaaaaaggctcggaggatgatgatgcttcGAAACAGCTAAGTGTTTTAAGCATTTTCGTGGAGGAGCACTTCGGCTCACTACGGCCAACTTTGATTCGCTAGTCGCTATATTCTATCTTCATCGGCTCCGAACAACTTTATTGAGTAACTCGCTGAGCAACTGCGAGAGTAGTGTGTAGGACGCTTTATGGCTTGCGAAACCATTTATAACAACGTCTTCAGAATAGAGCAGAACTTTAATTtggcaaataatattttttttgtttggttttaaaACACAAAGGTCTATATTTCAAGTCAAAGATAAGGTCAATATAATAATCCCAGTCACATGTTCGCTCTACTTGAAGAAGAATTTCTTCTTCTGACTTTTCAATAAATACCATTTCATGCACTTTAAGAttggttcatcatcatcatcatcatcatcagcctatcgcagtccactgctggacataggcctctccaagtgcacgccactgagatctattttcggcttctcgcatccagctcctgccagccgtcttgcgcaagtcatcactccaccgtgcctgaggacgtcctacactacgtttgccgaggcgtggtctccactctagaactcgtttaccccaacggttatcggttcttcggctaatatggccaggggcccgattctcctaagttaataatgtcaaactcgaatagaaatcgaatcgcaatatgatcgcaatagcagttttaaccatatcgggcattctgctactaataaaagaccaatcgtattcgattgacatttgattggtgtgcgattggtctgctattttggtgattttggtctatacggtagtttgctgtacaatcattttgcaatcttaaatcatttgcagacaaaatgattcattattgaatgacagaaaaggataaaaatgtttatttcaaagaaaaaatagcggaatgccacatacgcttcaatcgtaatcgagtcgggattggacctcagtcgaatcgagtcgaacgtgaatcgtatgacgcttaagtaaaattaggagaatcggggcccagcccactgccacttcagcttgctgattcggtaggctatgtcgacgaccttggttctctgacggattacctcatttctgatgcgatccctcagagaaacgccgagcatagctctttccatagcccgctgagcgactttgaacttgtggaccagcagtaccgtcagtgtccacgtttcggctccgtaagtcatgacaggtagaacgcactgattgaagacttttgtctttaggcactgtggatCGAcaatgttaggactcgacgagATTAGATTGGTTAgcaagtaaaaaataatgtatatatCAATTAATTCTTTCTAACTTGGACCGGCGCGGCCCATGTATGAGAGCACTTTCACAATAAGTAAGAAAACCTGCATGGTTCCAGGTTTCGTCGTTTAAAACACTTGTTATCACGCGTGATAATCACGACAAACTAACCGGAAATTTCACTAGTGTGAATGCGCTATATTACAGAATTTGTGTGTTTTACATCTCCTGTgagttttacaaaatataattgtcaaaaaatacaaataaaattattattttactttacatCTTACTGAAATCCGTTCGTATTGTCTATGTTCCCAGTGCCATGGTgccatgaaaatatttttagcgtCATGTGGTGAAACTTGTGGGTAATTGGCAACACCAATTCATAATTTCTTGATTATCTAAATGTTGGGATTATGTTTGATTTGTCCTggataaataaattagacataGTTAACATAATGTTTCAGTGAGTATTTGCtacatatttattcaaaatatggTTTAGTGTCAGTTAAACTACTTCACTCGGTCTCTCATGGGAGTGTCGTACAGATGCGCTGACCTTCGTTTTGATGCACAACGCACAACAAAGCATCAAATTGACGGCTGCCCCATTTTCACAACAATCTTTGGATTCGATGTTACTTTAATTATTAGTGAAACACTccgttataataaatatccagTCGGTTATGTTAAACCATTTCTGTGATAAGTGTTACGTGAGTGGAAAGTAAAATGATAATGGAAACTACGACTACGCAAACAATTTTGTATGGTGTGTTTTATGGTACCACAGCAAAGGCTTTCTTTTTGACTTCTAGGAAAATATTAGTGAACCTGAGAAAATAAACTGTATAATCAAGATGAATGAAAGGGATATCCCAAGTGTCCCTATTACAACATTAGCAGGAGTAGCCAGCTTGACAGACTGTAAGTATGTGAGCTACATTTAAGTATGAGTACATTTGACAACCAACATTTACATATTCAACCACAGTTAGTTGGTCTAACACTAATgaatatgatttttaattaaaactgctcTAAAAGTTCTAAGTTTTGGGCAAATCAATCTTCATGAACAtcaatgtatttaatttatgtgttttatttacttgacattaagatcataaatatttatacctgATAAACATAAACAATTAGTTTTCAGTTCCgattaaataggtattatgctgttatattaaaaataaactaggtatattgcaaataaaatatgtacttaaagagaaaaaagttacaatgaattttaataatttaaataaaaaaatatattttgaaattatctGTTAAAGtcatagttatttataataGTGTTCTACTAATGGTTTTGCTTGTTAATAAGGAAGATCAAATTAGTACTGAATCAATAGTTTGAAGCTATTCAAATATGATGCAGAAATACAAAGATTCTAACTAGGAAGTGACTTTCTGACAGAAACAAAATGTCTGATTTCAAGTTGAATAGCTTAAAAGGAGATTCCCCTAAATAAAACTTTGTCAAACAATTATTATAGATAATTTTGAAGCCTTTCTAAAATAATCTTGATATTCATGTAATTATcataaaaatgatgatgatatcttgTGATTCCTGTTCATGGCCTGCAGAAGGCTTTCTCACTGTATACAAAAGGTTGATATACTTTTCTAGCATAGAAAAAAAGGgtttctataaaatatatattaatttatttatggacAATAGTTTTGTTTATGGCTGCTTTATAGAATAGGAACGTCAAAAAAGAAACATCCGTAACCAGAACaagttgtttcttttttataggAACCAGCCATAAGGAGGTGTAATGAGGTCAAGTATATCTTGTAAAGATGTTTTCAGTATGCAGAAATTGTAACACTTATATTGGACACTAAAGACTATGTGGTTCGCACATCAACAGCTCCGTGATCATGTGGATGTAACACTATTCCTGttgaaatttaattaacaagGCTCTTCGTAAAGTAAAAAGTTCttaaatactacaaaatattttccatcCAGACATAAGAAGCAGTTCCCAATGAAAGAGTCTCAAGCATTTTATAACTAATTATACTATGTAGCTGAAAAACAaaccattttgtatttattccaagcaacaaaagaaaacattatttcaaAAGAACATTTACATGGAGAGATATTTTGGAAAAAAGAGGTTGTAGTGACTGTTTAAGATAAACTTAATCTTCTTTTTCAGTATTACCAGTGTTACCGCTCCCGACGCCATTGCCTGCAACACTCAACAACAAGTCGCAGTTATTTCATCCGCGTGTTGCCGAAGAGGCAGCCATTCTGCTTGCAACCCGCGATGAAAATTTAGTGTCGCTGCTAATACAGTCACTTATGCAGACTTCAGTATCACACATGTAATATTTGAATTTCATTATCTCGTGCAATAGAGCAAGCTAGCGAGGTATAATAACAGTGAATATTACTAAATTCTTTAACATTTGTTTCTAATagtcttttttttctttcagagACCTGAAAGATGATGTTATTGCAAATTCTTCGAATCCTCCAACCCCACAACCATTGCCTGAATTATTGAGGGCAATTTTAAGTGTTAATCCTAATGTGTTTGAGCAGCAACCAAGAACTCATTGGGGACCTAATTGCCACTCACACCATAAGTTTAACGGTATATCTCCTAATACTGTGCCCTCAAGCCCATCATCACTTGGCACCGCATCAATCCCTAACCAGCAGTTACTTGCTACCCCCTCTCAATCCTCTCCCCATGTTAACATGGGCTCTCCCCCTTCCCAAGCCAGACCAGGGAATCAACTAAATAATACTGCTCAGAACAGTGTATCTCCCATTTGGAACAGTGGAAACTCTTCCAACATGTACGCAAGCCCAATGTCGAATACATCAAGCTCTAATCCACAAAATGGTGGTTTCTATAATAGTTTAGTACAAGACAATAGCAATTATGGCACTAACTTAAATGAAGAAAAGGATCCTCTTTCTATGTCACCAAGTAACCAGCCAGATCAACAGAGATTGCTTATGCAATTACACGAGAAGACATTTGAGCAAGGTGaggtattatattattactacCTTCTGCTAACGATTTCACCCGTATAACGTGGGGACTTCTgcatgaacccggataaaattAACATAGCCTTCCTCCATAAATGGGCTTGTTCCTGAAATCAACTCGTTCaaacaagaaacaaacaaattcttcaactttataatattagaaaaaaaaacaattgaataataTTGAAAGTGCAACTAGCTAATTATAATGGTATATTTTGTAGATGGTAATGTGAGGACAGGACAATCTCCAGCACAAGCCAGTGTGGCGCCGTCGCCGCTACGTTTAGAACCGCAAGTGCCTCTGCCGTCAATGGGTGCGCCCTATGCGCCTCAACAACAAGCTCAAAATAGCAGCCAAGACAAGCAAGACCCTAGTAAAAGTACGGGAGTTACTAACAACAGATACCCTGTTGTAAAGCTTGGCCGGCTATCAGTAAGTAATGAACTGTCATAATCAATTGTGGTagtaaattatacttttttccTTTGGATCATTCTTGTGGTGCGGCGTTGTACGTATTATCTTCAACATTATGATActttatctttataaatatgtatgtttatttacatttgtgaAAATTATAGGAGGGATTATTGAAGAAACATGATTTCACAACTGAAGAAAGATCAAGGAAGAACAGTGCACTAGAATCGGATTCCGATGATAATGTACCACTCAAGACAAAATCAAATAGCGGTACGCCTACTGTAGATAAAGAAAGAGAAGCAATAGATATAGCTAGAGAGAAAAATTGGGAGGCAGTTAAGAGAAAACATGAAGAAGCCAGCAAAAGAGAAGAAGCCGAGGCTGCAATAGGTACGACCAaacgatatatttttgtattaatagaATTAAATGTGGCACGTATAattaattctaataaaattttatcttaaacgtattgtgtaaatattaaaactttactttttCAGTTCGGCCTAAGTTACGAAAAGTAGAACGGAGATTAGTACCTGTGCTAGAAATGCTTTCTGTAGATGAATTAATGGAGACAAATACTTATCAACGTTTTAACAAATTGATTGAATCAGTATTTGAAGCTATTGACGACGACATATTGATTACTGACGAAATGGGTAAGTCTACATTACATTACACAGACAAAATAAGCATCTCTAATCTATGTATTTGAAGTTACTTAGACTATGTAGATCATGTTTAACTGAAATGGCAGGTTTTTATAAAGTTTCTTATTTTGACTGGAACGTGGATTAACggaattactttttaaattgcAGAGGGCACAGATATACCCGAAGAGTTATTATTACCGCGTTATCAGCTTCAAGAGTTATGCTCAGAAGCAGCTAAGTTAAAGAATCTTGGTGCTATGGAAGCCATACCTTCAGACAGATTAGTTCGATTGTTAAACATTATGGAGAAAAATATTAGAGCAGCAGAAAAAATGTCACTAGTGAGTGACCCGGTAAGTAGTCGCAACTTACGACGAAATTATTACTTTcgcaatataaaatattaaaataatttgttgatgTTTTAGGAGGACAGTGAAGAGATGAGACAAATATGGCTGGAGTCGGCATTAGAGAGGGTCATGTGCGCCTCGGACGCGTGTCTGACGTCCCTGTATGTCATGACCTCCCCAAATATGCCGAAACGTATATTTCTAGAAGATGTTATAGATAGAATTATTATGTTCATAAAGTTCCAGTTGAACAATACTATTTACTGTGTCTACGACCCTGTATATAGTATTCAAAGTACATCTAAGAAGAAAGGTAATTACGATATGTataacgggtgtgtcgttcacaatcacattaaatcctatcgcatatacttgaTGATATTCtttggcgaattgtaaaaaaaataacctaatccattcagtggctTAACTACAggattcatttttcgtttttataacttacaacatcatgtgtaaagcagagataaagttaggagtatcgaatgttttgatcagttgacagctgtcagttttcaagggagaatttcagttgtttgtagtgactgacttttatatggtgttctaattttcgcacatttttattgtatttactttgtttgaaaaattcatttttttatttttacgtatttttcttttttctttgtgttaatcgtcatattttaaccagtacattaacgaatttaatttaatgtgattgtgaacgacacacccgatatatttaaTTCTTATAATTTCACGTGGAAATGACTTCCCTTGGGCTTATTGAATATTGTCCATGTTCCTCAGGGATTGTAGCATACTGTGaaaaacaaatagtttttaagtgagttaataaaaaaacagataaatgcgtatcttttttttatataagtgaACAGCTACCAAAATAGGCATTCGATACGTTTTacgattattttataaacatatgATGTGTTCCTAGTGGACGGGCGCAAGCGTCGCGGCGGCGCGACGAGCGGCACGCGGCgcagcgcgggcgcggcgcacGGCGGCTCGGGGCGCGCGGCGCGCGAGCTGTACACGCACGCGCACGAGTCCGTCACGCTGCTGGCCGAGCTGTTCGCCGCGCACCACCTCACCGACACCACGGTGCTGCACGCCTCCACCGTCGGCGTCTCGCCCTTCTTCGTCGAGAACGTCAGCGAGCTGCAGCTCAGCGCGCTCAAGCTCGTCACCACGGTAAATATTAAACGTCGTACCACAAACACTATTAAACTTCTGTTGAACACTTCTCTAAAAAagtgacaaattatgacgttgaaataaggtccgttttgcagccacattttttagACACATGTTCaacagatatttaagttttggcAGTAAGGCTGTAATTATCGTACCTAACAACACAAATGTTCAGTCATACCTCCAATCCATACCAGTATCGTCACCTGCCTAACCCCTTAAATAGTAACCTAGCTAGGGAATTTTCCGCTTGGTACGGACGCAACAACCAAAATAACCGCACGTATACGCCTGACAAAAAAGAATTGACAATTGCCGTACCAATAAATATCGTCGTTTCAAGTGGACGAAGTCTACTGTTTGAAAAAGCCCATGTTCGCTGTGTCAGCGTTTTCGTGAATATCGACTAAATTCATCTTATTCTTTTCCTTACAGATATTCACAAAGTACGAACAGCACAGACGTCTACTGCTAGAGGATATATTGGCATCGATAGCTCGCATTCCCAGTTCCAAGCACAACCTGCGCTCTTTCCAACTGAGCTCGGACCAACAGATTCAGATGCTGACGGCGCTTGTTCTGCAACTCGTACAGTGCGTGGTCACTCTGCCCGAGACACTGTGCAAGTCGCAGGACAAAGACAAAGATATTGAATCATCTGACAGTAAAAAGGTAAGCAATTtttgttagggtgcgtccacatctggcgaatgcgccgcgaatgcgcagcacgcgagccgatcgcgagctgtccgcgagctgcgcgcgtgcatttttgttcgtgcgccgcttctgcttggcccgcgcgcagctcgcgcgcgacctaagcgccgcacgcgagcggcgcgcaggcggcgcgcgacgtctgccatcttcgatagtactgagccaatatacggaactgtaagggcgagaactgattgcgcgcagatcgcgcgccgctcgcgcgctctatacgagccttgcgtgagttgcgctaaagaggcgcaccgaactattgcagtgactgcacgcgcgcagctcgcggacagctcgcgatcggctcgcgtgctacgcattcgcggcgcattcgccagatgtggacgcacccttacaaaCTCACATCCTAGTTCCTACTTtcctactaataatattatgaatgcttTCACATTCTGTGAAAATTTatagatgtatgtttgttattctgtcACGCGAAAGCGGCTGGACCGATAAGGTTGTAATTTGGtacgtagataggtgatactctggattaacacataggctactttttatcaacacataaCGCGGGCGAGGCCACGAGTGGAAGCTAGTTTATGAtatgggatattataaattgcatatcaaataaataatcgcctatcaataaatactcatcatttatattcctttttacatcaaataacttacttcactacaaataaactaaatgtttaacaaaactcaaactgcagataattcgaaattatacatcaatatgacattacttttttccttataatgcaatacagttaaatttattcttgtacaaaaatactacatacaagcattaaatactgactgcacagcaaattttccatatttcatagcaaaataactatcccaatcgcatattaaccagtaagtacaacaaaacctgttcatcatatttgtcttaattttcaagaagccatgctcggcaaatttaatgattagtataacaaaaaaatcctgtcacattgcattatttttaaaagcagaacaaattaactgaaatctcATTcagcgtactatgaagatggtagaattttatttagattcaatttatttcgcaaattaccatttataaccttcaattaaaaaacattgttttaaaaattgaagctagtaacgaaaacgaatcgctgcaaaaccgactccacgtagtctagtttgccctacccctagagtgcaattcaaaaccgcgtaggcgcggaggggcgaggcggcctgcgagctgaggcgcaggtagttttaacgctcgccgacgcggttgaggctggccggcttcgccggccagtaagccgaagctgcggtggtgagcgtgaaaaccatctgcgacgataagctcgcatgggaccgccggagccacgaagcgccggagccgtgacagaagccatgcttgctgcatgttgcatgcttacttccatattgcatgcctgcttacatgctgcatgcctgcttgcatgcgtcaggcttgtttgcatgcttcttacaggaaaataaaaattccaaaactatgccaaaagatgattctgactataaatattctgaaatatgttagttctgccttttaatgactacttata is a genomic window of Helicoverpa zea isolate HzStark_Cry1AcR chromosome 6, ilHelZeax1.1, whole genome shotgun sequence containing:
- the LOC124631227 gene encoding transmembrane protein 11 homolog, mitochondrial is translated as MAGDESDSDLKPSSVAIIREVYDSENAHIKFEMELERALEAGVSVIVIEPEPLGEETARWIYVGNLLHKVSVYSGLCSIASGLAWSSLACTPFGIMSVLCAGCYTLSWQWDPCCKYQEEKNRRHLSTLPMLSDLTSASPVVLVHTDNKRKIILHTTVSMTATAICLWRLYNIFK
- the LOC124631226 gene encoding dehydrogenase/reductase SDR family protein 7-like, yielding MKYLLMHNDAVAVPSLTWYLKYVGIPLTVAVTMCKLFNCVTTKRRRAALQGKVVVITGASSGIGEALAHTFYEQGCKVVLASRRKPELERVKNDLTSKNLTTPTREPLVLELDLAKFEELDPFVQKVYDACGHIDILINNGGISHRGSILNTKMDVFKSIMAINYFGSVALTKACLPNMVQRKAGHIVFVSSVQGLIAIPERSAYAAAKHAMQAFGDSLRAEMHQHNVNVTVVSPGYIKTAISLNAYTGSGEPHGVMDTSTAAGFSAEYTANKILDGVVNKEKDLIISQFMPSLAITLRHSAPSVYHWVMARRANKTS